GTTCTCCCACACGAACAGGCCGACGCCGATGACGATCATCAGGATCCCGGCCGCGAGAAACGCGAGCTTCTTGGACATCCTGGGCCCCCCACTTTCAGACGCGACCCGGTGTGGTCGGGTCCGTGGCACGTCACCATATGGGGTGCTGATAACGGTGCTGTCACCAGCCCCAAGCCTGCTCGCTGCACGGCGCGGTAGACGGTGGATCGGCCGACGGAGAACAGCTCGGCAAGGTCGGCGGTGGTGTGTTTGCCGTCGCGGTAGAGCCCGACGAGATGGGTCTCTTGGGCGCCGCTGAGCTTGGGCGCCTTGCCGCGTAGCCGGCCTCTCGCCTTGGCGACCTTCATGCCGTCGCGGGTGCGCATCCTGATCAGGTCCGATTCGAACTCGGCGATCATGGCCAGGACGTTGAACAGTAGCCTACCGATCGGGTCGTTCGGATCGTGGACCGATCCTCCGATGTTGAGTTTCACTTCGGCAGGCGGCCAGCGCTTCGCGCAGTCCGGGTCGGTCTCGGTTGCGTCCGGTGAGGCCGAGGTCGACGTAGCACTAAAGCGGACGGGTCTTACGGGAATGCGCAATGCCCGGAGATGCTGACGGCTCGATCGTTGGAGGCGGCGACCTCGTCCCGTAGACCGGTCCTCAATCGGGACGGCGTGCGGGCACCGCCCAGCGCACCACGGGCGGAGGCCGCTCGCTTGGGGATCCCGGCCGTGCCGCGGCACGTTGCCTCACCGGCGGCTGAACAAGATCACTCCGCGGCAAGGTCCCGCTGGAACAACGTCCCCTGCTTGCCACCGATGTCGGTGGGGTCGGCTGGGCCAACAGGAACGAAGCCGGCCTTGATCAGCACCTTTCGCGACGCGACATTCTCGGTGGAGGTGGCCGCTGACAGTGCACGCAGCCCGTGCTGCGCCACCGCCAGCCCGCACACCTCCCGCACAGTCGCGGTTGCCATCCCGCGGCCGGCGACATGCTCTGCTACTCGGTAGCCGAGTCTTGCAGTTGCGTCCTTGATGTCGTAGAGGTTGAACCGGCCAAGTACTGAACCATCGTCGACGAGTACATAGAAGGCACTGATGCCGGCCTCTTGCTCGGCAAGCAGAGCGGCGTGCCGCTCCGCGAACTGGCTGTAGAAGTCGTCGCCGCGGTCGGAGATCGAAACGGCGAAGTAGTCGCGATTCGCTAGCTCAAAGGCCAGGACCGCCTGTCCGTGGTCGGCACGAAGGCGCTGCAGTTCGGACACTTCCTGACTCTATCCATGGTCCGCCGGGCCAAGCGCGACCCACACCGGTAGCGGATCCTCCTACGATGCGCCGGACGTCTCGGCGGTGCGGATGGTGAGGCGTGCGGTCATGTCGAGTTTGACTTCGCCGTAGGGCTGCACATGTTGCCAGAACAGCGGGGTGAGCCCGCGGCGGTCCTCAGCGGTGAGCAGCTCGTTCCAGTCGTCTTCAGCCAGGACGTCCAAGGCCTTCGGTGATCTCGCGTTGCAGGTCGCGGCTGCGGAGGTAGCGGGCGACAAAGATGGTGCGTTGCGCCCGGCCAACCTCGAACGTCTTCAGGACACAGCCAGTTCCGCCCGCACCATGGCGATGATGCGCACTATGCCGTCGGTGGCGCAGTCGCGAGCGACGGAGTCCGCCTCGTCGAACAGTGCCGTGGCCTCGGCCTCGCGTCCCTCGGCGTAGTCGACCTCGGCAAGCGCGAGTAGCCCCGCTGCGAGACCGGGCAGGAATCCGATCCGTCTGCGCAGCCTGACCGACTCCTCGAACCGCTCGCGTGCCGCACCGAGGTCACCTGCGGTCATGGCGGCGAAACCCAAATGCCGGGCGGCGTAGGACAGAGTCAAGTCGTCGCCGGCCGCCGCGGACAGCTCGTAGGCCCGCTCAAGCGCCGGCCGAGCGGTGGCCTCATCGCCGCGCACGACCTGATGGAACGTGCCGAGCCAGAACGACGCTTCGCCCTCCGCTCGCGTGTCGCCGAGGCGCCGGTAGAGCTCGAGGGCACGTTCGATCAACGCCAGCTCGGTATCGTCCGGTTCGCTCCTGTCCTGGAGAAAGCGCGCGTGCAGGAGACGTCCACGCGCGATCGCCACGTCGGCCTCGACCGCGTCGAGGTCGCGGTCGGCCGCCTCCAGTCCCTCGGCGTCTCCCCCGAACACGGCGCGTTCGTACGCTTGCAACGCACCGCTCAGCCGATCGCGTTCGCCCACTGCCCTGTCCGAAGCCACCATGCTGCCAGCATGGCATCGGCCTGCGGTTGACGCGTCCCGAATTTCATGCCGTCTTCTCGTTGGCGGTGTCACCGGGTGGGGGGCCGAGGTGGTGACGCAGCTGTCTGTCCGACGCCCTGAGGATCCCGGGCCCGGCCCTGACGGAGTCGGGCCAGCGTGCCTGCTACTCCCGGCTCATCAACTCCCGCTCCTGCCAGTTAATCAACGGGAGGGACAACAGGTGTCAGAACTCCCGTGACGGCTCGAACCCGCGTTGCTGTGGTCCGGCGTCGAGCTGACAGGGTCCATCGACGTAGACGAACGTGGTGGTCGTCGACTTCATCGCAGTCCGTGCCGGTTTGGGCACCTATCGAGTGAGGAAGCCGTCAGCGCGGCCGATCTGCCACATGTGGCCGTCGGGGTCGGCGAAGGCGCCGGCGTATCCCCATTTCTGGTTTCCGGCCCCGATGACGATCTCGGCGCCGGCGTCCTGCGCGCGACGCATCAGCTTGTCGACTGCGGCATCGGTGGCCAGCCCGATCACGACCAGACACTCATGCGCATCCCGCGGCGATCGTTTGCGATCACCGATCACCCACCCGAAGCCGCGCGACGGAATCAGCATCACACGCAATCCGACGCTGATCTCGAACTGCAGGGGCTCGGGTAGCCCATCGTCGCCCGACTCGCCCACGGTCACGAACCCGAGGGCGGTGTAGAAGGTGTGTGAGACCAGGCGATTCTTGATGGGTAGGCACACCGTTGCTCGGTCAAGCTTCACGATTCCTCCTCCGGACAGTGGTTCGCGCTGAACGACGATCGCGGTTCAGCTCGGTGCACGAAGCGTTACCAGCACTAACGAGTTGCATCGGATGCGAGACTGGCATCCCTCTGCTCGGTTCAGTGTCCGGTCAGCTCGGCGACGACAGGAGCGAGCGCATCAGCGGCGTTGGCGCCGACGACGATATATGAGAAGCCGCCCTCCTCACGTCGTCGCAGGATCTCTTCGGTGGCTGCCGTCGGGTCACTTGGAAGCACTAACAGCGAGTCCGCTGCGCGCAACGCGGCAGGGTCCGTGTCGGGGGATGCCATGAACGGGGACACGGCGTCACCGACCACCGGCACGTGGAGCGCGAGTTCGACGTCTCGGATAGCGCGGAAATCGGCCGCCATCCGCATGATCCCGGCCCGAGAGTCGTCGCCCGGCATCGCAGCGAACGTGACTGTATCCGCAAGGTCGACCGCCAGCGCCCGGGCCTTCGGACCACGCACGGCCATCACCACCGGCGTATGGAAGTCCGGACCGTCGAGGTCTCTGAGCGACGTGACAGCGTCACGCACCTGAGACAACCGCTCGCCTGGTGTCACCACCGGAAGGCCCAACTCACGCAGTTCGTCCTCGAGCCCGGGTCTCCCGGTGCCGATGCCCATCTCGAAGCGACCTTCGGTAAGCACCGACAGTGAGTGCGCTTCCCACGCCATACTCCAGGGCGTGCGCAGCGGAGAGGCGTACACCCACGTACCCACCCGTAGGTCGG
This DNA window, taken from Streptosporangiales bacterium, encodes the following:
- a CDS encoding VOC family protein, with amino-acid sequence MKLDRATVCLPIKNRLVSHTFYTALGFVTVGESGDDGLPEPLQFEISVGLRVMLIPSRGFGWVIGDRKRSPRDAHECLVVIGLATDAAVDKLMRRAQDAGAEIVIGAGNQKWGYAGAFADPDGHMWQIGRADGFLTR
- a CDS encoding Tn3 family transposase is translated as MRHRRHSAHHRHGAGGTGCVLKTFEVGRAQRTIFVARYLRSRDLQREITEGLGRPG
- a CDS encoding transposase yields the protein MSPATSAAATCNARSPKALDVLAEDDWNELLTAEDRRGLTPLFWQHVQPYGEVKLDMTARLTIRTAETSGAS
- a CDS encoding GNAT family N-acetyltransferase, with the translated sequence MSELQRLRADHGQAVLAFELANRDYFAVSISDRGDDFYSQFAERHAALLAEQEAGISAFYVLVDDGSVLGRFNLYDIKDATARLGYRVAEHVAGRGMATATVREVCGLAVAQHGLRALSAATSTENVASRKVLIKAGFVPVGPADPTDIGGKQGTLFQRDLAAE
- a CDS encoding tetratricopeptide repeat protein, which encodes MVASDRAVGERDRLSGALQAYERAVFGGDAEGLEAADRDLDAVEADVAIARGRLLHARFLQDRSEPDDTELALIERALELYRRLGDTRAEGEASFWLGTFHQVVRGDEATARPALERAYELSAAAGDDLTLSYAARHLGFAAMTAGDLGAARERFEESVRLRRRIGFLPGLAAGLLALAEVDYAEGREAEATALFDEADSVARDCATDGIVRIIAMVRAELAVS
- a CDS encoding LLM class flavin-dependent oxidoreductase; translation: MADNEATGGARPLRFGVVAPLGTDLPAWRDQVRRIADSGYSTLLMPDVQQWQPAPGPTLAVAATLADLRVGTWVYASPLRTPWSMAWEAHSLSVLTEGRFEMGIGTGRPGLEDELRELGLPVVTPGERLSQVRDAVTSLRDLDGPDFHTPVVMAVRGPKARALAVDLADTVTFAAMPGDDSRAGIMRMAADFRAIRDVELALHVPVVGDAVSPFMASPDTDPAALRAADSLLVLPSDPTAATEEILRRREEGGFSYIVVGANAADALAPVVAELTGH